A region from the Haloarcula limicola genome encodes:
- a CDS encoding HalOD1 output domain-containing protein has protein sequence MNSDEGTVYMIRGRAAAEGGDEWVSPEPAADVITDAVVAATDRTADEIDAIEAYVDADELRAVLGDGDSETITFDVEGHDVTVTADGEVTVS, from the coding sequence ATGAATTCGGACGAGGGGACAGTGTACATGATACGGGGCCGCGCCGCCGCCGAGGGCGGCGACGAGTGGGTCAGTCCCGAACCCGCGGCCGACGTGATCACCGACGCCGTCGTGGCCGCGACGGACCGCACGGCCGACGAGATCGACGCCATCGAGGCGTACGTCGACGCCGACGAACTCCGGGCCGTCCTGGGTGACGGCGACAGCGAGACGATCACCTTCGACGTGGAGGGCCACGACGTGACCGTCACGGCCGACGGCGAGGTCACCGTGAGCTGA
- a CDS encoding AEC family transporter has product MSLLGIFASAILPVVGVAAVGFFLGRYEGVDPDALNTVTVYVLAPALVVHSLTTSTLGGGTIVQVVLTVFAFTAAMLAVAELVGRLSGYSEPLLGAFVLVSIFPNTGNYGIPLADFAFGPTGRSVAVLVTALQGVMLYTLGIYVAARGSGGDALADMRQVFGVPLVYAVVAALAVRWLGVVPAESSTLMQTLELLGNASIPVMLLILGIQLSSVDGTDAVRPVGTASGLRLLLAPVVATGVAVLVGFSNPTVARVVVLLLATPTGVTTLILVGAFSDDTERLAPGEFVSATVLLTTLASVLTVTLLVAVLQSGAVL; this is encoded by the coding sequence GTGTCACTGCTGGGTATCTTCGCTTCCGCTATCCTGCCGGTCGTCGGCGTGGCGGCCGTCGGCTTCTTCCTCGGGCGGTACGAGGGCGTCGATCCGGACGCGCTCAACACCGTCACGGTCTACGTCCTGGCGCCGGCGCTGGTCGTCCACAGCCTGACGACGTCGACGCTGGGCGGCGGAACCATCGTTCAGGTCGTCCTCACCGTCTTCGCCTTCACCGCGGCGATGCTGGCCGTCGCCGAACTCGTCGGCCGCCTCTCGGGGTACTCGGAGCCGCTGCTGGGCGCGTTCGTCCTCGTCTCTATCTTCCCGAACACCGGCAACTACGGCATCCCGCTGGCGGACTTCGCGTTCGGCCCGACGGGGCGGAGCGTCGCGGTCCTCGTGACGGCGCTCCAAGGCGTCATGCTGTACACGCTCGGCATCTACGTCGCGGCCCGAGGCAGCGGCGGCGACGCGCTCGCGGACATGCGACAGGTGTTCGGCGTGCCGCTGGTGTACGCCGTCGTCGCCGCGCTGGCGGTCCGGTGGCTCGGCGTCGTCCCGGCCGAGTCCTCGACGCTGATGCAGACCCTCGAACTGCTCGGCAACGCCTCGATCCCCGTGATGTTGCTCATCCTCGGCATCCAGCTGTCGAGCGTCGACGGCACCGACGCGGTGCGGCCGGTCGGCACCGCGAGCGGCCTCCGGCTCCTGCTGGCCCCGGTCGTCGCCACCGGTGTCGCCGTACTCGTCGGCTTCTCGAATCCGACCGTCGCCCGCGTGGTCGTCCTCCTGCTCGCGACGCCGACGGGCGTGACGACGCTCATCCTCGTCGGCGCGTTCAGCGACGACACCGAGCGGTTGGCCCCCGGCGAGTTCGTGAGCGCGACGGTGCTGCTGACGACGCTCGCCAGCGTGCTGACCGTGACGCTGCTGGTCGCCGTCCTGCAGTCCGGCGCGGTGTTGTGA
- a CDS encoding helix-turn-helix domain-containing protein codes for MIADFHVESACLRRAGETADGVSIQRLHAREQRCRLDLWVGESDRREVEAAITGEEGVREVTHVGAEAGGHWFVVATTDAALLSVGRALSSSDGMLVHADRTDEGWAVRARFADRSTVISFREAIVADGVTADFRSVIADDDEPSTDFGVTAPQREVLLLASDSGYFTVPRDASLSDLAARLDISSQAASERLRRGTGTLVSNTLASPHRPVVGSRHP; via the coding sequence ATGATAGCGGATTTTCACGTGGAATCGGCGTGTCTCCGGCGAGCGGGTGAGACGGCCGACGGCGTCTCGATACAGCGTCTCCACGCGCGCGAGCAGCGATGCCGACTCGACCTCTGGGTCGGCGAGTCCGACCGGCGCGAGGTCGAAGCGGCGATCACGGGCGAGGAGGGCGTACGGGAGGTGACGCACGTCGGCGCGGAGGCCGGCGGTCACTGGTTCGTCGTCGCGACGACGGACGCGGCGTTGCTGTCCGTCGGGCGCGCGCTCTCGTCGTCCGACGGGATGTTGGTCCACGCCGACCGGACCGACGAGGGGTGGGCGGTCCGAGCGCGGTTCGCCGACCGGAGCACCGTCATCTCCTTTCGCGAAGCGATCGTCGCAGACGGCGTGACCGCGGATTTCCGAAGCGTCATCGCGGACGACGACGAGCCGTCTACGGACTTCGGCGTGACCGCCCCGCAGCGAGAGGTGCTGTTGCTCGCGTCGGATTCGGGCTACTTCACGGTCCCGCGGGACGCCTCCCTCTCGGACCTCGCGGCGCGACTCGACATCTCTAGTCAGGCGGCGTCCGAACGTCTCCGACGGGGGACCGGGACGCTCGTCAGCAACACGCTCGCGTCCCCGCACCGACCCGTCGTCGGATCGCGGCACCCCTGA
- a CDS encoding DICT sensory domain-containing protein, which translates to MTPTDTGATTLGGILAEVARRRKTVVVYAPNGTERDLAATLATRNVTVEHRTLPTIGDDAFVVVRDDGRFRGAISLADLLVFLAPPIERPGDLDSVDLEHRAIFELLDETLFVTLDRRQLLATSREFEDRAWRTGRGRLHVGFQSPDAFAAQAELYRRLATTTDIDVHVYVDSAVDADRLDDAPLTVHVEPSDEIGRYWFVLFEDGGDGAQNCGLVAEETAPGQYRGIWTYDRELIARAFAAVERVNSAHRS; encoded by the coding sequence GTGACGCCCACGGACACCGGGGCGACGACCCTCGGCGGGATTCTCGCGGAGGTCGCTCGGCGGCGGAAGACCGTCGTCGTCTACGCGCCCAACGGGACCGAGCGCGACCTCGCGGCGACGCTCGCGACGCGAAACGTGACCGTCGAACACCGGACGCTCCCGACTATCGGCGACGACGCGTTCGTCGTGGTCCGCGACGACGGTCGCTTTCGGGGCGCGATCTCGCTCGCCGACCTCCTCGTGTTCCTCGCGCCGCCCATCGAGCGACCCGGGGACCTCGATTCGGTCGACCTCGAACACCGCGCCATCTTCGAGCTGCTGGACGAGACGCTGTTCGTCACGCTGGACCGCCGACAGCTGCTGGCGACATCTCGGGAGTTCGAGGACCGCGCGTGGCGGACCGGTCGCGGCCGTCTCCACGTCGGCTTTCAGTCGCCGGACGCCTTCGCCGCACAGGCGGAGCTGTATCGCCGGCTGGCGACCACGACCGATATCGACGTCCACGTCTACGTCGATTCGGCCGTCGACGCCGACCGCCTCGACGACGCCCCGCTGACCGTCCACGTCGAACCCTCGGACGAGATCGGTCGCTACTGGTTCGTCCTCTTCGAGGACGGCGGCGACGGGGCACAGAACTGCGGTCTCGTGGCCGAGGAGACCGCTCCGGGGCAGTATCGCGGTATCTGGACGTACGACCGGGAACTGATCGCCCGGGCGTTCGCAGCCGTCGAGCGAGTGAACTCCGCACATCGGTCGTAG
- a CDS encoding deoxyuridine 5'-triphosphate nucleotidohydrolase, producing MFKSGQFVADRLGDVRDGQVQPNGVDLTLGAVYEQVEPGRIGKDGKTVGERREVEREDGVYALSRGGYVVEYADRVVIPEGHVGFLYPRSSLLRNSCMLDTAVWDAGYEGRGEGLLEVHHPIELEAGARIAQLVLAEAAHEGTYEGSYQRENLD from the coding sequence ATGTTCAAGAGCGGGCAGTTCGTCGCCGATAGACTCGGTGACGTGCGCGACGGGCAGGTGCAGCCGAACGGTGTCGACCTCACGCTCGGTGCGGTGTACGAACAGGTCGAACCCGGTCGCATCGGGAAGGATGGGAAGACCGTGGGCGAGCGCCGGGAAGTCGAGCGGGAGGACGGCGTCTACGCGCTTTCCCGGGGCGGCTACGTCGTCGAGTACGCCGACCGCGTGGTCATCCCGGAGGGACACGTCGGCTTTCTCTACCCCCGGTCGTCGCTGCTTCGCAATTCCTGTATGCTCGATACGGCGGTGTGGGACGCCGGCTACGAGGGCCGCGGCGAGGGACTCCTCGAAGTCCACCACCCGATCGAACTCGAAGCGGGCGCGCGCATCGCCCAACTCGTCCTCGCGGAGGCCGCCCACGAGGGGACGTACGAGGGGAGTTACCAGCGGGAGAACCTGGACTAG
- a CDS encoding methylglyoxal synthase, with protein MTRVALIAHDDEKPEMIDLVREYEDVLSPFDLVGTGTTGKRIMEETALDIERKQSGPLGGDTQIGAEVADDRMDAIVFLRDPLTAQPHEPDISALLRICDVHDVPMATTRTSAEYVLDGLAADGSE; from the coding sequence ATGACACGCGTCGCGCTCATCGCCCACGACGACGAGAAACCGGAGATGATCGACCTCGTGCGGGAGTACGAGGACGTCCTCTCGCCGTTCGACCTCGTCGGGACGGGCACGACCGGCAAGCGCATCATGGAGGAGACGGCCCTCGACATCGAGCGCAAGCAGAGCGGGCCGCTCGGCGGCGACACCCAGATCGGCGCGGAGGTCGCCGACGACCGGATGGACGCCATCGTCTTCCTTCGGGACCCGCTGACCGCACAGCCCCACGAACCGGATATCTCCGCGCTGCTCCGCATCTGTGACGTTCACGACGTGCCGATGGCGACGACGCGTACCTCCGCCGAGTACGTGCTGGACGGTCTCGCGGCCGACGGGAGTGAGTAG
- a CDS encoding 6-pyruvoyl trahydropterin synthase family protein translates to MTERISTADDPVAGTDDRELVVGGDRPLRISAGHRLMHHEGKCSRPHGHNYEVTVRVTGRLTEEGWVVDKGVVTDVVDAWDHRFLLEAGDPLVEAFEESGDGESVVVLDHPPTAEVMAAVLERRLTDRLPDTVSEVGVTVRETSELRTS, encoded by the coding sequence GTGACTGAGAGAATATCGACGGCCGACGACCCGGTCGCCGGGACCGACGACCGCGAGCTCGTCGTCGGCGGCGACCGCCCGCTCCGTATCTCGGCGGGACATCGGCTCATGCATCACGAGGGGAAGTGCTCGCGGCCGCACGGGCACAACTACGAGGTGACCGTCCGCGTCACCGGCCGGCTCACCGAGGAGGGCTGGGTCGTCGACAAGGGCGTCGTCACCGACGTCGTCGACGCGTGGGACCACCGATTCCTGCTGGAGGCGGGCGACCCGCTCGTCGAGGCGTTCGAGGAGAGCGGCGACGGCGAGAGCGTCGTCGTCCTCGACCACCCGCCGACGGCCGAGGTGATGGCCGCGGTGCTGGAACGGCGGCTGACCGACCGGCTCCCGGACACCGTCTCGGAGGTCGGCGTCACTGTTCGAGAGACCAGCGAACTCCGCACCAGCTGA
- a CDS encoding 7-carboxy-7-deazaguanine synthase QueE has product MPVADDTDALGETVDRRGEGREEGEGGGDELPVNELFCSLQGEGRLAGVPSVFVRTSGCNLRCWFCDSYHTSWEPTGDWYGVEDLVSAVDQFDADHVVLTGGEPLIHDASVDLLEALADRGYHTTVETNGTIYRDAPIDLASVSPKLASSTPTAERDPKGDGEWADRHERRRLDVETLARLLERYETQLKFVVTGPDDVDEIETLVSRVREAADAPLPDDRVLLMPEGQTRERLNETREVVAELAIERGYRYTPRLHVDLWNDAPGT; this is encoded by the coding sequence ATGCCGGTCGCCGACGACACCGACGCGCTCGGCGAGACCGTCGACCGACGCGGCGAGGGACGCGAGGAGGGCGAGGGCGGCGGCGACGAACTCCCGGTCAACGAACTGTTCTGCTCGCTGCAGGGAGAGGGGCGACTGGCCGGCGTCCCGTCCGTGTTCGTCCGCACGAGCGGCTGTAACCTCCGCTGTTGGTTCTGTGACTCCTATCACACCTCCTGGGAACCGACCGGCGACTGGTACGGCGTCGAGGACCTCGTGTCGGCCGTCGACCAGTTCGACGCCGACCACGTCGTCCTGACCGGCGGCGAACCGTTGATCCACGACGCGAGCGTCGACCTCCTCGAAGCACTCGCCGACCGAGGGTATCACACCACCGTCGAGACCAACGGCACGATCTACCGCGACGCCCCCATCGACCTCGCCAGCGTCAGCCCGAAACTCGCGTCGAGCACGCCCACCGCCGAGCGCGACCCGAAGGGCGACGGTGAGTGGGCCGACCGCCACGAACGGCGGCGACTCGACGTCGAGACGCTCGCCCGACTGCTCGAACGCTACGAGACGCAACTGAAGTTCGTCGTCACCGGTCCCGACGACGTGGACGAGATCGAGACACTGGTCTCGCGCGTGCGGGAAGCGGCCGACGCCCCCTTGCCCGACGACCGAGTCCTGCTGATGCCCGAAGGCCAGACGCGCGAGCGGTTGAACGAGACCCGCGAAGTCGTCGCGGAACTGGCGATCGAGCGCGGCTACCGCTACACGCCGCGGCTGCACGTCGACCTCTGGAACGACGCGCCGGGCACCTGA
- the queC gene encoding 7-cyano-7-deazaguanine synthase QueC, which produces MTHDDRAVVLASGGMDSATAAYEAQSRGYDDLYLLHTSYGQNTEQREYDCARALADRVDAADFCHVETSHLQRIGGSSLTDDDMNVAEADTESEEIPSSYVPFRNANLLSMAVSYAETNGCAAVFIGAHSEDFSGYPDCRPAFFEAFQRVIDVGTKPETSVELTAPFVEWSKTDIAERGLELGVPYEETWSCYRSDEPACGTCDACAFRLEAFQRLGERDPITYEERPEYAE; this is translated from the coding sequence ATGACCCACGACGACCGCGCTGTCGTGCTCGCCTCCGGCGGCATGGACAGCGCCACGGCGGCCTACGAGGCACAGTCGCGCGGATACGACGACCTGTATCTGTTGCACACCAGCTACGGCCAGAACACCGAACAGCGCGAGTACGACTGCGCTCGCGCGCTGGCCGACCGCGTCGACGCGGCGGACTTCTGTCACGTCGAGACGAGTCACCTCCAGCGGATCGGCGGGTCGTCGCTGACCGACGACGACATGAACGTCGCCGAGGCCGACACCGAGAGCGAGGAGATCCCGAGTTCATACGTCCCCTTCCGGAACGCCAACCTCCTGTCGATGGCCGTCTCCTACGCGGAGACCAACGGCTGCGCGGCGGTGTTCATCGGCGCGCACAGCGAGGACTTCTCGGGCTATCCGGACTGCCGCCCGGCCTTCTTCGAGGCGTTCCAGCGGGTTATCGACGTCGGGACCAAACCCGAGACGAGCGTCGAACTGACCGCGCCGTTCGTCGAGTGGTCGAAGACCGACATCGCCGAACGGGGCCTCGAGCTCGGGGTTCCCTACGAGGAGACGTGGAGTTGCTACCGGAGCGACGAACCGGCCTGTGGCACCTGCGACGCCTGCGCGTTCAGGCTCGAGGCGTTCCAGCGGCTCGGCGAGCGCGACCCGATTACGTACGAAGAGCGACCGGAGTACGCGGAGTAG
- a CDS encoding ArsR/SmtB family transcription factor, whose translation MAPPDDRPLETSLDAESLDSASIRPPPDDLFRAVANTKRRQLLALLTTQETIALDDLTDVLVGMATTTDGPAGPDEWAQVKIELVHAHLPLLTEAGLVEYDEEGGEVRLASLPDAVRDLFEFADEYERAVENRQ comes from the coding sequence ATGGCTCCGCCCGACGACCGGCCTCTGGAAACGTCCCTCGATGCCGAGTCGCTCGATAGCGCATCGATACGGCCACCGCCTGACGACCTGTTCCGGGCAGTCGCTAACACCAAGCGTCGTCAGTTGCTCGCGCTGCTGACGACCCAAGAGACGATCGCGCTCGACGATCTGACGGACGTCCTCGTCGGAATGGCGACCACGACCGACGGTCCGGCCGGGCCCGACGAGTGGGCGCAGGTGAAGATAGAGCTCGTCCACGCGCACCTCCCGCTATTGACGGAGGCCGGTCTCGTGGAGTACGACGAGGAGGGCGGCGAGGTTCGCCTCGCGTCGCTTCCCGACGCCGTCCGCGATCTCTTCGAGTTCGCCGACGAGTACGAGCGCGCCGTCGAGAACCGACAGTGA